CGGCGATTCAAGCGACGCTCTCGGAAGAGCAGCGCGCGATCGCAAGTGGCGTACTGACCACTGAACTTTCGAAGATGGGCTACTGAAAAATGACGTTGCTTAACCAAACCATGAGCGCTCGCGCGGTTCAGCTTCTGGTCGATGCCGAGGCGCAACGCTACGGGGAGCTGATTCGCGATCAAACGTGGTCACTGGAACACGCGCATTACGTTCTGACTCACATCGATCAGGAAAAGCTCGACCTCTTCTCTGTTGCAGGGCTCGCGATGGCGATCGCTTGGTATCAGTGCAGCGACAGCTAACCGCCCCGCCCTGCCCAACCGACGCCCCAGCAGCTTGCCGCGCTGGGGCGTTTTGCTATCCAGCTCGCGCGTTGCGCTCGATGGGGACGGCGCGCCGCTGCGCGTCGCGATCGCGGGCCGGCCGCCGGCGACGCGGGCGGCGGCTCTCGATCCAGCTCGCGCGCCCTGGCGGCCGCGCTCGATGCCGACGACGGGGCGGCGCATGCGCGCCGCGGTGGTCTGCGAGTGCCTGCGGCCGCCGGAGTCCTGCGCCGGGCTACGGGGGTCGTGGCCGCTTACGCGGCCCCGAGGTCTACCGACCCGGCCCCCTACCGTCGCACCCGCCCGTCCACTGGACGGTCGGGCAAGGGACAGCACCGGCGGGGCGAGCGCCTGGTGGTGATCGACGTTCCGGATTGGCTTTGCAGGAAAGGGGGTCTGCCGGGCGCGTCTCGTAATTCGCAGCGTCTATCTATTCCCGCCCGCCATTGGGACAATCAATCGCCAAACGATAGACAAAACGAAGTACGTATCGTAAAATGGTTTCCATGGTGATCGAGACGATCACCGCAGCAGAAACGGCAAATTTTCGGAGATTCCACCATGCGCCTCGCTTCCCGCTTCGCCCCCAACGCTCACCAACTCCGCGCGAACTCCCCGCTTTCGGATGACCAAATCGCGCGCGTTGCTCCGTCGATCTTCGCGACGGAGAAGCACGAAAGCCGCTCCGACCGTTACACCTACATCCCGACGATCGAGGTGCTGAACGGCCTGCGTGGCGCTGGCTTCCAGCCGTTCATGGTGGCGCAAACCCGCGTTCGTGATGCTGGCAAGCGCGAACATACCAAGCACATGATCCGCCTGCGTCATGCAGATCAGATCATCGGCGCGGAAGCCGACGAAATCATCCTGCTTAACTCGCACGACGGGACGAGCAGCTATCAGATGATCGCGGGTCAATTCCGTTTCGTCTGCGCGAACGGGATGGTTTGCGGCGAGACGGCGAGCGAGATCCGCGTTCCGCACAAGGGCAAGATCGTGGATGACGTCATTCAAGGCGCGTTCGACGTGCTGGACGGGTTCCAGTACATCCGCGAGGTCAAGGGCGAAATGAAGTCGCTCACGTTGAGCCGTGGCGAACAGGAAGCGTTCGCTACCGCTGCGCTCCAGCTCAAATACGAGCCGAGCGACGTGAAGCCGGCACCGGTCACGGAAACGCAAATTCTCGAAGCGCGCCGCTTCGAAGATCGCAAGGATGACCTGTGGACGACGTTCAATCGCCTGCAGGAGAATCTGATTCAGCGCGGCGGCCTGCCCGGACGCACGGCATCCGGCCGGACGACCCGGACGCGCCCGGTCGAGGGCATCGACCAAAACGTCAAACTGAATCGCGCGTTGTGGACGCTGACCGAGGCGATGGCGGCACTGAAGAAGTAAAGAGTAAGCGGGCCGGGAGACCGGCCCGCAGACCGAACGGAGGGAGAGAATGAGCGAAACGAACGCACCGAACCCGGACGGAGCCGCCGGAGGCTGGTCGGAAGTCAATGAGTTTTCGTTGACGCGGAACGGGCACTACCTGACGCGCTACATGGTTCATGGCGTTGCGGGTTATCTGTTGTGGGATAAGGCTGGAAAGCCGCATGGGCCGTTCGACACCGTGAAGGCGGGAATGGATCACTACGATTGCATCGCTCCCACCGACGAAGGCGAAGGTAACGACGGAACGGAGGTGCAGGATGAGCAGTGATGAGCTGACGCCGGACGACGTGGACGGATTTCGTGCGCAACTCCGTGCGGGCGATATGGTCGGCGCGTTCGGGGCAGTCAAGAAGCTGCCGATCGAAAGCGCCGCCAACATGATGTTGCGCGCAGGGTTCAGCGTCGCGTACGACAGGCGAAGCCCGCGCGCATTTT
The Burkholderia contaminans genome window above contains:
- a CDS encoding DUF932 domain-containing protein; translation: MRLASRFAPNAHQLRANSPLSDDQIARVAPSIFATEKHESRSDRYTYIPTIEVLNGLRGAGFQPFMVAQTRVRDAGKREHTKHMIRLRHADQIIGAEADEIILLNSHDGTSSYQMIAGQFRFVCANGMVCGETASEIRVPHKGKIVDDVIQGAFDVLDGFQYIREVKGEMKSLTLSRGEQEAFATAALQLKYEPSDVKPAPVTETQILEARRFEDRKDDLWTTFNRLQENLIQRGGLPGRTASGRTTRTRPVEGIDQNVKLNRALWTLTEAMAALKK